The following proteins are co-located in the Shouchella hunanensis genome:
- a CDS encoding ROK family protein, which produces MQARQGNQKLLKQFNKSKLLNLVNHLAPISRTDLVQKTGLSPTTVSSLIEESLLDGVLIETGSVGEGVGRKATLLEINAHGGVVIGVDLSFATELTLLNLRGELLTTERMDELSGEGLSDLPHLLDAFITKHQIKRDHIKGIGLSLPGILDEERKKIVFSYNLNVRNYPLFDLVTNAFQVPVHLVNDVNAAAFAEQYSGQAVGCHSLVYTLLSQGVGTGIILRNEIYNTGETGNSILASDCSGDESIFHPLNIYSIHNLSKGIRERHPEEFAHLTENEAVIDHFFNRAFTDIEEPFYSEAKRMAHDIVTLLCNYALLLQPEKVLVNGWVAKQDLFFQYMLQVLNGLEKTTNVPIQLEKSYWREKGPSLGAARLALHHIFKEMQFS; this is translated from the coding sequence ATGCAAGCAAGACAAGGAAATCAAAAATTATTAAAACAGTTTAATAAATCAAAACTATTAAACCTGGTTAATCATCTTGCGCCAATTTCCAGAACAGACCTTGTTCAAAAAACAGGCTTAAGCCCTACAACGGTTTCCTCGTTAATAGAAGAGAGCTTACTCGACGGCGTCCTAATTGAAACGGGCTCGGTTGGGGAAGGGGTAGGAAGAAAGGCAACTTTACTGGAAATTAATGCGCACGGAGGCGTCGTAATTGGAGTGGACCTCAGTTTTGCGACAGAATTAACACTATTGAACTTGCGAGGTGAATTGTTGACGACGGAGCGGATGGACGAATTGTCAGGTGAGGGACTATCGGACCTGCCTCACTTATTGGACGCGTTTATTACGAAGCATCAGATTAAGCGGGATCACATAAAAGGTATAGGGTTATCGCTACCTGGAATTCTCGATGAAGAGCGGAAAAAAATTGTTTTTTCCTATAATTTGAATGTGAGAAATTACCCGTTATTTGATCTTGTCACAAATGCATTTCAAGTCCCCGTTCATCTCGTTAATGATGTCAATGCAGCAGCTTTTGCTGAACAATATAGTGGGCAAGCAGTTGGGTGTCATAGTTTAGTGTATACGTTACTTAGTCAAGGTGTCGGAACAGGTATTATCTTGAGAAACGAGATCTATAATACCGGAGAGACAGGCAACTCTATTTTGGCAAGCGATTGTTCAGGGGACGAATCCATTTTTCATCCTCTCAATATTTATTCCATTCACAATCTATCAAAAGGCATCAGAGAGCGCCATCCCGAAGAGTTTGCCCATCTAACAGAGAATGAGGCTGTCATTGATCACTTTTTTAATCGAGCTTTTACCGACATAGAGGAGCCCTTTTACAGTGAAGCAAAGCGAATGGCTCATGACATTGTGACGTTGCTATGCAATTACGCCTTGCTGCTTCAACCAGAAAAAGTATTGGTTAACGGCTGGGTTGCGAAACAAGATTTGTTTTTCCAATATATGTTACAAGTTTTAAATGGGCTTGAGAAAACGACCAATGTGCCAATCCAGTTAGAGAAATCTTATTGGAGAGAGAAAGGCCCCTCCCTTGGGGCTGCAAGACTTGCGTTGCATCATATTTTCAAAGAGATGCAATTTTCTTAG
- the katG gene encoding catalase/peroxidase HPI, giving the protein MSENNIISEANHSGGKCPFFHGSTTNTTVSGTPEREWWPNQLNLSILRQHDKKSNPMNEDFDYTEEFKKLDYDALKQDLHALMTDSQDWWPADYGHYGPMFIRMAWHSAGTYRTGDGRGGGSAGAQRFAPLNSWADNANIDKARRLLWPIKQKYGNKISWADLLLLTGNVAIESMGGKTFGFGGGRADVWHPEEDIYWGNETEMLGDNRYSGDRELENPLAAVQMGLIYVNPEGPNGNPDPVQSGRDIRETFGRMGMNDEETVALVAGGHTFGKAHGAGDAESHVGPEPEAAPIEAQGLGWLSSHGSGKGRDTITSGIEGAWTQNPTQWDNGFFDLLFGYEWELTKSPAGAHQWTPVNVEEKDLAPDAEDASIRVKTMMTTADMALRMDPAYEKISRHFHEHPDAFADAFARAWFKLLHRDMGPRDRYLGPEVPEEVLLWQDPISAGNYDLSNKEIETLKQRILATDLSVSDLVATAWASASTFRGSDNRGGANGARIRLAPQKDWDVFQNESITKVIATLEQLQQQVDADVSIADLIVLGGSAAIEKAAKEAGFDITVPFTPGRGDVTAEQTDVENIDVLEVTSDGFRNYQKKQFSVSEEELLVDKAHLLNLTAPEMTVLIGGMRVLGTNHDGSNHGVFTENVGTLTNDFFTNLLDISTEWKSVNGNVYEGRDRTSGEVVRTATRVDLVFGSNSILRAISEVYAQDDNKGKFVQDFVAAWTKVMNNDRFDVKVKQPALTK; this is encoded by the coding sequence ATGAGCGAGAACAACATTATTTCTGAAGCAAATCACTCAGGTGGAAAATGTCCATTCTTTCACGGTAGCACAACAAATACGACGGTTTCTGGTACGCCAGAACGTGAATGGTGGCCGAATCAACTGAATTTATCTATTCTTCGTCAGCATGATAAGAAATCCAATCCAATGAATGAAGACTTCGATTATACAGAAGAATTTAAGAAGTTAGATTACGATGCATTAAAACAAGATTTACATGCATTAATGACAGATAGCCAAGATTGGTGGCCAGCAGACTATGGTCACTATGGTCCAATGTTTATTCGAATGGCTTGGCACTCTGCTGGTACATATCGTACAGGAGATGGACGTGGTGGTGGTTCTGCCGGTGCACAACGTTTTGCTCCGTTAAACAGCTGGGCAGATAATGCGAATATCGATAAAGCACGTCGCCTTTTATGGCCAATTAAGCAAAAGTACGGAAATAAGATTTCATGGGCTGACTTATTGTTGCTAACTGGAAACGTCGCTATTGAATCGATGGGTGGAAAAACATTTGGTTTCGGCGGGGGTCGCGCGGACGTTTGGCACCCTGAAGAAGATATTTATTGGGGTAATGAAACGGAGATGCTTGGTGATAACCGTTACTCCGGTGACCGCGAATTAGAGAATCCTCTCGCTGCTGTTCAAATGGGATTAATTTATGTGAATCCTGAAGGCCCTAACGGAAACCCTGACCCTGTACAAAGTGGTCGCGACATTCGTGAAACGTTTGGCCGTATGGGAATGAACGATGAAGAAACCGTTGCCCTTGTTGCTGGTGGGCATACTTTTGGTAAAGCTCACGGTGCAGGAGATGCTGAAAGTCACGTTGGTCCAGAACCAGAAGCAGCTCCAATTGAAGCACAAGGTTTAGGGTGGTTAAGCTCACATGGTAGTGGAAAAGGTCGGGATACGATTACGAGTGGGATTGAAGGTGCTTGGACACAAAACCCTACCCAATGGGATAATGGCTTCTTTGATCTTTTATTTGGCTATGAGTGGGAGTTAACGAAATCCCCTGCCGGTGCGCACCAGTGGACACCTGTTAATGTAGAAGAAAAAGATCTTGCTCCAGACGCGGAAGATGCTTCTATACGAGTAAAGACAATGATGACAACAGCAGATATGGCATTACGTATGGATCCTGCTTATGAAAAGATTTCTCGTCATTTCCACGAACATCCAGATGCATTTGCTGACGCATTTGCTCGGGCTTGGTTCAAGTTGTTACACCGTGATATGGGGCCTCGCGATCGTTATTTAGGACCAGAAGTACCAGAGGAAGTCTTATTGTGGCAAGACCCCATTTCAGCTGGAAACTACGATTTATCTAATAAAGAAATTGAAACGTTAAAGCAACGCATATTAGCGACAGACTTAAGTGTGTCTGACCTTGTTGCAACCGCTTGGGCTTCTGCTAGCACATTCCGTGGCTCAGATAATCGTGGTGGTGCAAATGGTGCTCGCATTCGTCTTGCTCCGCAAAAAGATTGGGATGTTTTCCAAAACGAATCCATTACCAAAGTTATTGCTACTCTTGAACAATTACAGCAACAAGTAGATGCGGATGTAAGTATTGCGGACCTTATTGTACTTGGGGGAAGTGCTGCCATTGAAAAAGCTGCTAAAGAAGCTGGCTTCGACATTACTGTGCCTTTCACTCCTGGTCGCGGAGATGTAACAGCAGAACAAACAGATGTTGAAAACATCGACGTTTTAGAGGTTACTTCTGATGGATTCCGTAATTATCAAAAGAAGCAATTCAGTGTGTCAGAAGAAGAATTGCTTGTTGATAAGGCACATCTGTTGAATTTAACCGCTCCAGAAATGACTGTATTAATTGGCGGCATGCGTGTTCTTGGTACGAATCACGATGGTAGCAACCATGGTGTCTTCACTGAAAATGTAGGTACCTTAACAAATGACTTCTTTACGAATTTACTTGATATTAGCACGGAGTGGAAGTCTGTTAACGGCAATGTTTATGAAGGTCGCGATCGTACGTCAGGAGAAGTTGTACGAACAGCAACACGTGTTGACCTTGTTTTCGGTTCGAACTCCATTCTCCGTGCGATTTCGGAAGTGTACGCACAAGACGATAATAAAGGTAAATTTGTGCAAGATTTTGTTGCGGCTTGGACAAAAGTGATGAATAATGATCGTTTTGATGTAAAAGTAAAACAACCTGCTTTAACCAAATAA
- a CDS encoding AbgT family transporter — protein sequence MNDLRQNKTIGSRLLDTVERVGNKLPHPFMLFLYLAVAVILFSWFIASLGVSFIHPGTGEETTVNSLVSAEGFMYILDSMISNFIGFTPLGLVLTMMLGIGLAQQVGLVETFIKSTILRAPAKLVTVAVVTTGIIGNIASDAAYVLVPPLGAMIFYAIGRHPLAGMAAGFAGVGAGFTANFLPAGTDVLLSGISTEVVQTMNPDMVVHMTDNYFFMFISSIMLIIICTVITEKVIEPRLGKFNPAYGAKEYVDQELEKVGPKETKALLIAVFTGFLYLAIVSFFIVPESGILRGEGGSIVPSPFISNIVPIILFLFLTVSIAYGVAAGVIKSTRDVPEMMAEAIKSMAGYIVLIFAAAQFIAYFDWSNIGVWIAVSGAEFLESVNMTGIGVLVAFIFLTTLLNLFIFSGSAQWALMAPVFIPMFMLLDYHPALVQLAYRIGDSSTSVITPMNPYVPMVLAFMKKYDSRSGFGTLFSIMLPYTLVILALWIVLFLVWTWFGLPIGPGVTDYKG from the coding sequence ATGAATGATTTAAGACAGAACAAGACGATTGGTTCAAGATTGCTAGATACAGTTGAGCGAGTCGGGAATAAGTTACCGCATCCATTTATGTTATTCTTATACTTAGCGGTAGCAGTAATTCTTTTTTCATGGTTCATTGCAAGTCTTGGGGTTTCTTTTATTCATCCTGGAACCGGTGAGGAAACGACGGTTAACAGTCTTGTGTCAGCAGAAGGATTTATGTACATACTAGATTCAATGATTTCAAACTTTATCGGCTTTACGCCACTAGGGCTCGTGCTAACAATGATGCTTGGGATTGGACTTGCGCAACAAGTCGGACTAGTCGAAACGTTTATTAAAAGTACGATTTTAAGGGCACCAGCAAAATTAGTAACAGTCGCTGTTGTAACAACCGGTATTATAGGAAACATCGCTTCAGATGCGGCTTACGTACTCGTTCCACCCCTTGGTGCGATGATCTTTTATGCGATCGGTCGACATCCTTTAGCGGGTATGGCGGCAGGCTTTGCTGGGGTAGGCGCAGGCTTTACAGCCAACTTCCTTCCTGCAGGTACAGATGTTCTTTTGTCTGGTATTTCGACGGAAGTCGTTCAAACCATGAACCCTGATATGGTCGTTCATATGACCGATAACTACTTTTTTATGTTTATTTCATCTATTATGCTTATTATTATTTGTACGGTTATTACAGAAAAAGTAATTGAACCAAGACTTGGAAAATTTAATCCTGCATACGGAGCGAAAGAATATGTCGATCAAGAATTAGAGAAAGTGGGACCAAAAGAAACGAAAGCATTGCTTATAGCGGTTTTTACTGGATTTCTTTATTTAGCGATAGTTTCATTCTTTATTGTTCCAGAAAGTGGCATTCTCCGAGGTGAAGGTGGAAGCATTGTTCCTTCGCCATTTATTAGCAACATCGTCCCTATTATTTTGTTCTTGTTTTTAACCGTATCAATTGCTTATGGCGTTGCAGCTGGTGTTATTAAATCAACTCGTGATGTGCCAGAAATGATGGCAGAAGCGATTAAAAGTATGGCAGGTTACATTGTATTAATCTTTGCAGCAGCTCAATTTATTGCTTATTTTGATTGGAGTAATATTGGTGTTTGGATTGCTGTAAGTGGTGCGGAATTTTTAGAAAGTGTCAATATGACCGGTATAGGTGTGCTCGTTGCTTTTATCTTTTTAACAACATTACTAAATTTGTTTATTTTTAGTGGATCCGCTCAATGGGCGCTCATGGCACCGGTTTTTATTCCGATGTTTATGCTACTAGACTACCATCCTGCGCTTGTTCAGTTAGCCTATCGAATTGGGGATTCATCAACGAGTGTTATAACGCCAATGAATCCATATGTGCCAATGGTTCTCGCATTTATGAAAAAATATGATTCTCGTTCGGGCTTTGGGACGTTATTTTCGATAATGCTTCCATATACACTTGTCATTTTGGCGCTTTGGATTGTTCTGTTCCTCGTCTGGACATGGTTTGGACTACCAATTGGTCCTGGCGTAACAGATTATAAAGGGTAG
- a CDS encoding carbohydrate ABC transporter permease, which translates to MNQPSHQPKAPLLMQEQVAPIPPKKKPKRKLFDYKPREILLFFLLFIPLSVMLIPFLYMVSISIKTDGVVLRTLADILPRNPSFDNYATVLANGNFARYLGNSLFVSSSIVIGNVFFCTMVGYTFAKMTFPGKNMIFILVLTSFMIPFQVTMIPVFQLMQNIGWIDTYKALIVPTLVTPFGIFLMRQYISGLPDELIYAAKVDGASEFRIVWQIIFPLAKPIVAVLVIMTFLNSWNDFLSPLILTTSPEMRTIPLGLAEFSFLNNTNWGHLMAASVVSLLPVFIIFVFFQKQIISGLVSGAIKT; encoded by the coding sequence ATGAATCAGCCATCTCACCAGCCAAAAGCACCGCTTCTAATGCAGGAACAAGTAGCGCCTATTCCTCCAAAAAAGAAGCCTAAAAGAAAGCTATTTGATTACAAACCGAGGGAAATTTTACTATTCTTCCTTTTGTTTATTCCATTGAGTGTAATGCTAATCCCGTTTTTGTATATGGTCAGTATTTCAATTAAGACGGATGGGGTTGTTCTAAGAACGCTTGCAGATATTCTTCCAAGAAACCCTTCCTTCGATAATTATGCGACGGTACTTGCAAACGGAAACTTCGCTCGCTACCTAGGGAATAGTTTATTTGTTTCTTCTTCTATTGTGATCGGAAATGTGTTTTTTTGTACAATGGTAGGCTACACGTTTGCGAAAATGACGTTCCCAGGGAAAAATATGATATTCATTTTAGTTCTTACAAGCTTTATGATTCCATTTCAAGTAACCATGATTCCTGTTTTTCAATTAATGCAAAACATTGGCTGGATTGATACGTATAAAGCGCTTATTGTGCCAACCCTAGTGACACCTTTTGGGATATTCTTAATGCGCCAATACATTTCGGGATTACCTGATGAATTGATCTACGCGGCAAAAGTCGATGGAGCTTCCGAATTTCGGATTGTTTGGCAAATCATTTTTCCACTAGCGAAACCGATTGTTGCTGTACTGGTCATTATGACATTTCTGAACTCGTGGAATGACTTCCTTTCACCACTTATTTTAACAACGTCACCAGAGATGAGGACAATTCCCCTTGGTCTAGCAGAATTTAGTTTCTTAAACAATACGAATTGGGGGCATTTAATGGCGGCCTCGGTCGTATCCTTATTACCAGTGTTTATTATTTTTGTGTTTTTCCAAAAGCAAATTATATCTGGCCTTGTGTCAGGTGCCATTAAAACCTAA
- a CDS encoding carbohydrate ABC transporter permease — protein MQTWTEMKRNKMAYVFLLPWFLLFAVFSVYPLIQSFIYSFHDVKILRGEMDFVGLENYRNLLQDPVFGRALLNTFIYVVGTIPFTVSIALILALAVNQRIPFKNFFRVGFFLPTVTSIIVVSMMFNFMYSPSGFLNMVLNLFHLPTMNWLMDTRTALASLMGLSVWMSCGFYMLIFLAGLQSIPKDLYEAATVDGASRWKQFWHVTLPHIRQIAIVVIVINTINTFQVFPEVYTLTSGGPLNATTTIVFYLYEEAFKQFQFGPASATAYVLFVIIMGISLLMLKIMGINKGVGD, from the coding sequence ATGCAAACTTGGACGGAAATGAAGCGTAACAAGATGGCATATGTCTTTTTGTTGCCTTGGTTCTTATTATTTGCTGTATTTAGTGTATACCCATTAATACAATCCTTTATTTATAGTTTTCATGATGTGAAAATTTTGCGAGGCGAGATGGATTTTGTAGGGTTAGAAAACTATCGTAATTTACTACAAGACCCGGTTTTTGGCAGAGCGCTGTTAAACACCTTTATTTATGTTGTAGGTACGATTCCTTTTACCGTCTCCATCGCGCTAATTTTAGCGCTTGCAGTTAATCAACGAATTCCATTTAAAAACTTTTTCCGAGTAGGCTTCTTTTTACCGACGGTTACGTCTATTATTGTTGTCTCAATGATGTTTAATTTCATGTATTCACCATCGGGTTTTCTAAATATGGTGTTAAATCTCTTTCATTTACCAACGATGAATTGGTTGATGGATACAAGAACCGCGCTTGCATCGTTAATGGGGTTGTCTGTCTGGATGTCTTGCGGTTTTTACATGTTAATATTCTTAGCGGGGTTACAATCGATACCGAAAGATTTATATGAAGCAGCAACGGTTGACGGCGCTTCAAGATGGAAGCAATTCTGGCATGTAACACTCCCGCATATTCGTCAAATTGCCATAGTTGTTATTGTTATTAATACGATCAACACGTTTCAAGTATTTCCAGAAGTGTACACGTTGACAAGCGGTGGTCCGTTAAATGCGACAACCACTATCGTATTCTATTTGTATGAAGAAGCGTTTAAGCAGTTCCAGTTTGGCCCAGCGTCAGCCACTGCTTATGTGCTGTTCGTTATTATTATGGGAATTTCACTCTTGATGCTAAAGATAATGGGGATTAATAAGGGGGTTGGAGATTAA
- the nagZ gene encoding beta-N-acetylhexosaminidase, translating to METKVVKRLTIREKVGMLFSMGAPSNSIDQKFHQRFDELPFGGMSIYPYNIEHKEQLLALFNDVQHFYKQKGYEHPFLMALDEEGGTLSTLDRFYPSVPGNRALGLKDNPELAYENGKLLGSMMNACGIAIDWAPILDVNTNRKNSVIGVRSYGEDTRLVSEYGAKYIQGIHEAGVAATAKHFPGHGETEADSHLGSVVCSLKEEDLFNKLIPPFERAIEAGVDAIMVSHVIYDQVSQSNGLPATMSHYWMTNILRDKLGFKGVICTDDMEMSAIKDHFPAKDIGALAIEAGVDQLLICHSPSFQQEVFQGLVQAVETGRIKEERIDESLARLSTLKKAIQTYRNKAMPIPEQMWKEKALELSKKSLHLERDPKKLLPLKKDLSYALILPNLEALTPADSTGGKRVTLESKLVDLQVETFSLSLKPTNQEIDQVIKKVDAKDVVIIGTVNAHLFHEQQTLLHRLHHKDCIALVLRDPYDLDVIPIEQTVMLICSTGESSMEAFALRYS from the coding sequence ATGGAGACGAAAGTAGTGAAACGCTTAACGATACGTGAAAAGGTAGGGATGTTGTTCTCAATGGGTGCTCCAAGTAACAGCATTGATCAAAAATTTCATCAGCGTTTTGATGAGTTGCCTTTTGGAGGCATGAGCATTTATCCCTATAACATTGAACATAAAGAGCAATTACTAGCGCTCTTCAATGATGTGCAGCATTTTTACAAGCAGAAGGGCTATGAACATCCATTTCTAATGGCCCTTGATGAAGAGGGAGGGACTCTGTCTACGCTTGATCGATTCTATCCCTCCGTACCAGGGAATCGTGCGCTAGGGTTAAAAGATAATCCTGAGCTCGCTTATGAGAATGGGAAATTATTAGGCAGCATGATGAATGCATGTGGTATTGCAATTGATTGGGCGCCTATTTTAGATGTCAATACGAATCGCAAGAATTCCGTTATTGGTGTTCGAAGCTACGGGGAGGATACGAGACTTGTTAGCGAATATGGCGCAAAATACATACAAGGAATTCATGAAGCTGGCGTAGCGGCAACAGCTAAGCATTTTCCTGGTCATGGGGAGACAGAAGCCGATTCCCATCTAGGTTCTGTTGTCTGTAGTTTAAAGGAGGAAGATCTATTCAATAAATTAATTCCGCCATTTGAACGAGCCATTGAAGCAGGTGTTGATGCCATTATGGTTAGCCATGTTATTTATGATCAAGTTTCTCAGTCTAACGGTTTGCCAGCAACCATGTCGCATTATTGGATGACGAACATTCTTCGCGATAAGCTTGGTTTTAAAGGAGTTATTTGTACGGATGACATGGAAATGAGTGCGATTAAAGATCATTTTCCTGCAAAAGATATTGGCGCACTTGCTATTGAAGCTGGAGTAGACCAGCTGTTAATTTGTCACTCTCCATCGTTCCAGCAAGAGGTATTTCAAGGCCTAGTGCAAGCGGTCGAAACAGGTAGAATTAAAGAGGAACGAATTGATGAGTCGCTTGCACGATTATCGACATTGAAGAAGGCTATTCAAACGTATCGCAATAAGGCGATGCCAATTCCGGAACAAATGTGGAAAGAAAAAGCCCTTGAGCTCTCAAAAAAGAGTCTTCATCTTGAACGAGATCCGAAAAAGTTGCTTCCATTAAAAAAGGATCTTTCCTATGCCCTGATTTTGCCTAATCTTGAAGCACTAACACCTGCTGATTCAACCGGTGGGAAACGAGTAACACTAGAAAGTAAACTCGTTGATTTACAAGTAGAAACCTTTTCGCTATCATTAAAACCAACGAATCAAGAGATTGATCAAGTCATAAAGAAAGTCGATGCGAAAGATGTTGTCATAATTGGCACCGTTAATGCTCATTTATTTCATGAACAGCAAACGCTATTGCATCGGTTACATCATAAAGACTGTATCGCGCTTGTCTTACGTGATCCATATGATCTAGATGTCATCCCTATTGAACAAACAGTTATGCTCATTTGTTCTACTGGTGAATCTAGTATGGAAGCTTTTGCGCTTAGGTACAGTTAG
- a CDS encoding extracellular solute-binding protein yields MKKYLKYAAMFGGLTMMLTACNSGSEEGSATSGEEEVTLDFWFFTGEDDPNGENTINPVIDSFIEENPNVQVNLRQLTWDNGLEQITTAFAGNSVPDVIELGDTWFANFVEEGVLANVSDLVEPIYNNHVNWDTVTYQDEVYGMPWLMSSRAMYINTDLFEEAGLDPNRPPENWDEMLEYAKQIEERTDASGFGIHAGEPEATWHYFMATAWSNGADVLNEDHTASTINSPEMIEALEFYKEMSNYSLVSQSEVIDSEFRAGNIGMSFSGAWGVFSIPRDAPELNFDVAPIPDGAQSTASSFAGGEILVIPEGSDQKEEAFKLMQHVASEEQALDHMQRIGSMFAAVPGVEEHAFFDEHPQLSVFAGQLESAKSSPAITEWQSISRHVVEAVEQTLLNNVDPKESLNQAHDKIENEL; encoded by the coding sequence ATGAAGAAATATCTAAAGTATGCGGCAATGTTTGGTGGCTTAACCATGATGCTTACTGCATGTAATAGCGGAAGTGAGGAAGGAAGTGCAACAAGCGGAGAGGAAGAAGTCACACTTGATTTCTGGTTTTTCACTGGTGAAGATGATCCAAACGGTGAAAATACGATTAACCCAGTGATTGATTCGTTTATTGAAGAAAATCCAAACGTTCAAGTCAACTTGCGACAGCTAACATGGGATAACGGTCTTGAACAAATTACCACTGCATTTGCAGGAAACTCCGTACCGGATGTGATTGAACTTGGTGATACGTGGTTTGCGAACTTTGTAGAAGAGGGCGTACTTGCAAATGTGTCTGACTTAGTAGAACCCATTTACAACAATCACGTAAACTGGGATACCGTTACATACCAAGATGAAGTTTATGGCATGCCATGGTTAATGTCATCACGAGCCATGTATATAAATACAGATTTATTTGAAGAGGCAGGATTAGATCCAAATCGTCCGCCAGAAAATTGGGATGAAATGCTAGAATACGCGAAGCAAATAGAAGAACGTACAGATGCATCTGGATTTGGTATACATGCCGGTGAACCAGAAGCGACCTGGCATTATTTTATGGCAACGGCATGGAGTAATGGAGCAGACGTTTTAAATGAAGATCATACGGCAAGCACGATCAATTCTCCAGAAATGATTGAAGCCCTTGAATTTTATAAAGAAATGAGTAACTACTCGCTTGTTTCTCAAAGTGAAGTCATTGATAGTGAATTCCGAGCTGGGAATATTGGCATGTCATTTTCTGGTGCTTGGGGTGTGTTTTCCATACCAAGAGATGCACCGGAATTGAACTTTGATGTTGCACCAATTCCTGATGGCGCACAGTCTACAGCTTCTAGCTTTGCTGGTGGTGAAATTTTAGTTATTCCTGAGGGTTCGGATCAAAAGGAAGAAGCGTTTAAATTGATGCAACATGTGGCGTCTGAAGAGCAAGCCCTTGATCATATGCAGCGAATTGGCTCTATGTTTGCAGCTGTCCCAGGAGTAGAAGAGCATGCGTTTTTTGATGAACATCCACAGCTTTCTGTTTTTGCTGGTCAGTTAGAAAGTGCGAAGTCATCTCCAGCTATTACAGAATGGCAGTCCATTAGTCGACATGTTGTCGAAGCAGTTGAGCAGACGCTACTCAATAATGTTGATCCGAAAGAATCTTTAAATCAAGCACATGACAAGATTGAAAATGAGCTTTAA
- the nhaC gene encoding Na+/H+ antiporter NhaC has product MEKKLTIGSSVLLLALMMALIITSMTAFQAEPHIPLLICLVVVSIIGLFLNIKWDELEKAMIKGVTDGTKAIIILSLVGIVIAVWMMSGTVPTILFYGLTFITPEWFAVSALIICMIVSSFTGSSFTTIGSVGVAMMGIGLALGVNPAMAAGAIICGACFGDKMSPLSDTTNLASGVTGVDLFVHIRHLMWTTIPSFLITLIIFFFIGRSYSTTNVEGIQEMLTTLDASFSISFLTLLSPLIVVILAFIRFPTVPALVVGILTGLVTVGFVQGNWLISEWFTVVQHGFFLETGNDAINAIVDAGGLQSMMWSISLVIIALLLGSLIQRIGLIDGLLEFFRSFLSNRGNLIGATAASSISVNALTGEQYLSILLPGKAFEMHYERLNIAKKNLSRTLEDAGTLVNPLIPWGVSGAFFASTLGVAVMDYIPFAFFLFLSPILTILFGYLGIGVGKSIES; this is encoded by the coding sequence ATGGAAAAGAAACTAACGATTGGCTCTTCTGTTTTGTTACTCGCGCTCATGATGGCGCTCATTATCACTAGCATGACAGCTTTTCAAGCTGAGCCACATATCCCGCTATTAATCTGTCTCGTTGTTGTAAGTATAATCGGTCTATTTCTTAACATTAAATGGGATGAACTCGAAAAAGCAATGATAAAAGGTGTTACAGACGGAACAAAAGCGATCATTATTTTATCGTTAGTAGGGATTGTCATTGCCGTTTGGATGATGAGTGGAACCGTTCCAACAATTTTATTTTACGGACTAACATTTATAACACCAGAATGGTTTGCTGTTAGTGCGCTCATTATTTGCATGATCGTCTCAAGCTTTACGGGAAGTTCTTTTACAACAATCGGTTCAGTTGGCGTGGCGATGATGGGAATTGGCTTAGCATTAGGCGTAAACCCAGCCATGGCAGCGGGTGCCATCATTTGTGGCGCTTGTTTCGGGGATAAAATGTCGCCTTTATCAGATACAACGAACCTTGCATCGGGCGTAACAGGGGTAGACCTATTTGTCCATATTCGTCATCTGATGTGGACAACCATTCCAAGTTTCTTGATTACGTTAATCATTTTCTTTTTTATTGGTCGTTCTTACTCGACGACTAATGTTGAAGGAATTCAGGAAATGCTAACAACACTTGATGCTTCATTTTCAATTAGTTTTTTGACGCTCTTATCTCCATTAATCGTTGTTATTCTAGCGTTTATTCGCTTTCCGACAGTACCAGCTCTTGTGGTTGGAATTTTAACAGGGTTAGTAACGGTGGGTTTTGTTCAAGGGAATTGGCTCATTAGTGAGTGGTTCACTGTTGTACAGCATGGCTTCTTCTTAGAAACAGGGAATGATGCGATCAATGCGATTGTAGACGCTGGTGGTTTACAATCAATGATGTGGTCCATTTCACTCGTCATTATTGCGCTTTTACTTGGTAGTTTAATTCAACGAATAGGATTAATTGATGGGTTGCTGGAGTTTTTTCGTTCATTTCTATCAAACAGAGGGAATCTTATCGGCGCAACTGCCGCCTCTTCTATTAGTGTAAATGCGTTAACCGGCGAGCAGTATTTATCCATCTTGCTACCGGGAAAGGCGTTTGAAATGCATTATGAACGTTTAAACATCGCAAAAAAGAATCTATCAAGAACACTTGAAGATGCAGGCACACTTGTTAATCCACTCATTCCTTGGGGGGTTAGTGGCGCATTTTTTGCTTCTACATTAGGTGTGGCTGTTATGGACTATATTCCTTTTGCATTTTTTCTCTTCTTATCTCCGATTCTAACCATTCTTTTTGGCTATCTTGGAATAGGTGTAGGGAAGTCAATAGAGTCATAA